In Bufo gargarizans isolate SCDJY-AF-19 chromosome 5, ASM1485885v1, whole genome shotgun sequence, the following are encoded in one genomic region:
- the LOC122939245 gene encoding ragulator complex protein LAMTOR5-like yields MMEAALEQHLEETMKILSIVGILCTDSQGLNLGCCGSLSDEHAGVISILPQQAAQLTADPTDMPVVCLESDNGTIMIQKHDRLTVAVHKMTS; encoded by the coding sequence ATGATGGAGGCAGCTCTGGAGCAGCACCTAGAGGAGACGATGAAGATCCTGTCTATTGTTGGAATCTTGTGCACAGATTCTCAGGGACTTAACTTGGGCTGCTGTGGAAGTCTCTCTGATGAGCACGCTGGTGTCATCTCCATACTCCCACAACAGGCAGCTCAGCTTACAGCAGATCCCACCGACATGCCAGTTGTATGCTTGGAATCTGACAACGGAACTATCATGATTCAGAAGCATGACCGCTTGACTGTAGCAGTTCACAAAATGACATCCTGA